The proteins below come from a single Athene noctua chromosome 6, bAthNoc1.hap1.1, whole genome shotgun sequence genomic window:
- the BATF gene encoding basic leucine zipper transcriptional factor ATF-like, with protein MPHSSDSSDSSSFSQSPPPSKQDSSDDMRKVQRREKNRIAAQKSRLRQTQKADTLHLESEDLERQNAALRREIKQLTEEMKHFASMLSSHEPLCSILTSPPPPPEVLYATHSFHQPHISSPRFQH; from the exons ATGCCCCACAGCTCCGACAGCAGTGACTCCAGCAGCTTCAGCCAGTCACCCCCTCCCAGCAAGCAG GACTCTTCTGATGACATGAGGAAAGTCCAAAGGAGGGAGAAGAATCGCATCGCTGCGCAGAAGAGCCGCCTGAGGCAGACCCAGAAAGCAGACACACTGCACTTG GAGAGCGAAGACTTGGAGAGGCAGAATGCTGCCCTGCGCCGGGAGATCAAGCAGCTGACAGAGGAAATGAAGCACTTTGCCTCGATGCTGAGCTCCCACGAACCACTCTGCTCCATCCTGACATCCCCTCCGCCACCTCCAGAAGTGCTTTATGCCACACACTCCTTCCACCAGCCCCACATCAGCTCCCCACGCTTCCAGCACTGA